The following nucleotide sequence is from Streptomyces sp. NBC_00239.
TTCGAGAGGGTCTGGACGACGGCCAACCGCGCTGCTCACTCCTCCGTGGTGCACGCGCTGACCGGTGAGGGCCGTGGCGCTGTGGGAGTCGAGGGCGGCACCGTCACGCTCGATGTCGGGGCTGCCGTGGAGACCGTCAAGCAGGACCTCGTGAAGGCGGGGATCGCTCCTGCCGAGAAGATCCCCGCGGTCGACAAGCAGATGGTGCTCTTCCAGTCCGACAAGCTTGCGAAGATCAGAGGCGCGGTCCACCTCCTCGACGTCCTGGGCAACTGGCTTCCCGTGCTCACGGTGGTCCTCGGCGCCATCGGGGTGCTGGTCGCACGGCGCCGACGCCGTGCGCTGGTCACCACCATGCTGTGCGCAGCCGCTGCCTGTCTGATCGTCGCCATCGGCCTCGTCGTCGCCCGCCGCTACTACCTCGACCACCTCCCGGAGCAGGTCCAGTCGCCTGCCGCCGCAGCGGCGATCTTCGACACGCTCGTGCGGTTCCTGAGGGTCAGCCTCCGCACTGCGATGGTCCTCGGAGTCGTGGTGGCCATCGGCGCCTACCTGTCCGGCGGAGGGCGGCTGCCACGCGGTGTGCGAGGCACGGCTGAACGCGCGGCGGACTCCGCTGCCGGCTGGGGCTCCTCCCACGGGGTACACACCGGCCGGGTCGGTACGTGGGTGCAAGCCCGCCGGCGCTGGCTCACCACCGGCGTGCTGCTCGTCCTCGCCCTCGTGTTCGCCCTGTGGAACCACCCCACGGTGCTCACGGTCCTGCTGCTGGTCCTCATCCTCCTCGCGGTGCTCGCCGTACTGGCGCTGCTGGCGGCCGGCGGCCGGGTGAGCACGGAGGCGGAGCGTCCGGCGGAACGATAGCCGGCACCCGGTGAGCACCGTCCCCTTGAAGGGGGACCGGGACCGGGCCGCCGCCTGCGTGGCGATCATCTGAGGGAGCCAGGAGAATGGAGGGGCTGGCGAAGCAGCCGCCCGGCGGGCTCGTACGGACTGGGTGCCCGCAGCGTCGCGAGACGGAGCGAGACGCCCCCGCGGCTGTCCTCGGATGCGGCCCAGGGGCTCCGAGTCGGCACCTCGCTGCAGAGAGGTGATGGCCGACTGCCGGCGATCCCGAGCGAGGCCGCGCGGGACCCAAGCGCATTTCTGCCCGTGGCAGCACGTCAGCAGGCGGCAGTAGGAACACAGGTGATCGCACATGTGTCGATGGCTCGCCTACTCGGGGACCCCCATGTTGCTCGACACCATCCTGTACAAACCGGCCCACTCCCTGATCGACCAGAGCCTGCACGCCAAGTGCGCTCTGGGAACCAGCCCCCGCCCCAACCGACAGGAGACCGGCGATGAACGGAACGATGCTCGATCTCGCGGTGGACTACCCGCTGCTGAACATGTTCTGGACCATGATGATGGTCTTCCTCTGGGTCCTCTGGTTCATGCTCCTCTTCCGCGTCATCGGCGACATCTTCCGCGACGACGAGCTGAACGGCTGGGGAAAGGCCGGATGGACCGTCTTCGTCATCCTGCTGCCCTTCCTGGGCGTGTTCGTGTACCTGATCGCCCGGGGGCGGGGGATGGGCGAACGCGAGCTGAAGAGGGCTCAGCAGCATGAGCAGGCATTCCGCTCCTACGTACAGGAGAGCGCCGGAGCCAGGAGCGCTGCCGACGAGCTGTCCCGGCTCGCCGAGCTCAAGAACCGCGGAGACATCACGGCAGCCGAGTACGAGCAGGCCAAGGCCAAGGTCCTCCTCGCGTCCTGAGGGCCGAACCGGCCGCCGGAGGGCACCCGCACGCAAGGCGCGCACCATGAGAGCGACACGGGTTGTCGTCACCGCCGGCCCCTGCCTCCCGGCGGGGGCGGAGCACGGGTGCGGGGTGCGTCGCCATGGTGCTTGACCTGCTCCTCATCGGCTTGGTGGTCACCCTCTTCCCCTTGCCGATCATGGCCTTCGTGTTGGTCGTCTCCGCACCTCGCGGGGTGAGGAAGGGGCTGGCCTTCATCCTGGCCTGGCTGGCCTGTCTGGTGGCCGTCATCGCGATCGTCCTGTTCCTGACAGGCGGCGAGCCGCCCGCACC
It contains:
- a CDS encoding SHOCT domain-containing protein, whose translation is MNGTMLDLAVDYPLLNMFWTMMMVFLWVLWFMLLFRVIGDIFRDDELNGWGKAGWTVFVILLPFLGVFVYLIARGRGMGERELKRAQQHEQAFRSYVQESAGARSAADELSRLAELKNRGDITAAEYEQAKAKVLLAS